In Candidatus Methylacidithermus pantelleriae, the DNA window CGGTTACACCCTTGGTCTTTACCACAAGCCCAGCACGGGCCAAAGCTACCCGGCGACAAAACCCTCCACGCAACGGATGAAGGGGCGGTTGCAGAGACTGGGCCAATGGGTCTGCCCGGAAATCCTTGAAAGGGAGGCCACGGACCGGATATTCTTCCTCAATCACCGGTTGCGGGATGGACGAACTACTCCTGTTTTGGATCGGTGAGCTCGAGCCTACCGGGCAGTAGATCGCAACGCTTGGCACCGGCTTCGCCGATGGCTCTGCTGAAAGGATAAAGTACAGGGGCAGGGACGGCCGCAGTTTCCCGACCGGTGTTTACGAGACAAGCTCGCTTCGACCTGTTTCCAAATCTTACCGCAGGAACTGTTGCGGGCATAATCCTCCACGAACGTTGCCCGAAAGCCGAGTGCGGCAAACCCGCACATTCCGTAGGATTCGTCGGGGAGTGGAAACGGACGACGTGGAGAAATCCTGCAGGCAGTGCCGTAAGGAAACCCGCAGCGCCCGCTACGGTTTTTACGTGTGTCGTCCGAGTCCGTCGTTGTACATATCGGTCGCAAGCTATTTCTAGGCACAAACCAAATCTGCAGTTGACATTAGATGGCGCTATCTAAGTCGCCCGGGAGGGATTGGATTGTACCAGTCAGCACATTTTTCGAAGCTTGCTGACGTATCTGTGGACACCTCGGCAAATGGGTCGATGTTGATCGGACGCACGTTGCAATGCTTTCTTTTGCTCAGGCCTCGTAGAAGGTACGAAAAACCAGGGTGTATAGGAGGAATGACACGCCTGTTGTAGTGGCGAAAGGGAAGGCATTATGGGCTTCCATCGTTCGGTGCGGCACACCGGCAGGCAGGCTAATAGAATCAGCTTGACAATGAACAGATAAAAGAAGAACTTAGAACATGAAGATGGAGAATATCATCCGAGTATTAGCCGGCACTCTCGTTCTTCTATCACTGGCTTTGTCTCTCTGGCTGAGTCGCTGGTGGCTTCTTTTGGCCCTTTTTGTCGCTTTGAACCTGATCCAATCCGCCTTTACGGGATTTTGTTTGGCGGAAAAGATTCTCCGGCGGCTTGGGCTTGGTTCAGAAGGAACGTGTTCAGGACAAAGGACCGAAGCGTGTTCTTAGAAGAGAGCTGGTGGCTTCGTGTTGGCGCGCCATCATACCTGTGCATTCCCTTGGCTAGGAGAGACCTTCGGAGGTCGCATGCCAATAAATTTGGGGGATTTGAGTACCCTATCTGGTTTTTTCCGCAAACGGGCTTGTCGAAAACAAACTTCCGATGAATGCCTCCGGACAAAGGCAAGGCGTATCGAGGAATCCTAAGGCAGTGTGAGGGAAAGCCATGTTGTCTTCTATTGGATGGCGTCGATGAAGAGAGCGACCGAAGAAAGGATAGGAGGATTAGAGTAAGAAACCCGACCAGGCCTCACCGGGTAAACTCTTTGTTGAGGAAGAGAGCATGCGAACGATGGCCCTTTAAAAAGAGGACGAAACTCTGCACCTTTTTCAAGGTGCGTGGATCTCGCTGGGGTTACGCAAGGACAATAATCGCAGTGGTGGATCCGCAATGGAACGCCGCGTGAAATGCACGTAACCCTTGCATGGTTAAGGTACGATAGGTTTCCGAGGGACTTGTATGAGCTTAAGGTGCAAGCGGAGCAGATCGCTTCTTCTGGAATAGTCGAGTTGAGTAGAGCAGGACAAAAGCGGAAGTACGGGATTCTGGATCGATCGAGGATGACTGCGCCCGATTGTAGGCGGCCAAGAGCAAGCTGTTTCAGCCACGGAGAACTAGACCATCTACGAGGGGTTCCCAACAGCTAAAACATATAGGCACACCTAAGGCTGTTCATCGGAGCATATCCGAATGAAGTTGAGTGCGTGGGCCAAGCGGCAGGGTGTTTGCTGCAAGACGGCTTAGCGGAACCGGCAGGAAGGGCGTTTGCCCGTTCCCATAGAGCGGTAGCCAACTGGAACGGTGATTGTTCATGCCGAGTGTTCACAACCCGACGAGGTGGCCCTCTACGCGCGGGTGTCCAGTGCGGATCGAAAAGCGGATTGACACGGGCAGTTGGCTTGGGTTCTCCGAGTTGGCTCTCAAGCAAACCGTTGCGGATCGTCAAGGCCGTCAAGGAGGTCAGCTCCGGGATGAACGGGCATCGTAGAGGCCTCATTGGGCAGGTCTGTGATCCGCAGGTTGGCGTCATCCTGGTCGAGTACCGCGACCGGCTGACGCGTTTGGGCTTCGAGTATGGGGAAGCTGCATTGGCCGCACAGAGTCGATCGATCCTCGTGGCGAATCTGGATGACATGGCCACGATCTCGTGTGCTACCTCCATGAGGCCGCTGTTTGGTTGTGTGCCAGG includes these proteins:
- a CDS encoding YgaP-like transmembrane domain, with protein sequence MKMENIIRVLAGTLVLLSLALSLWLSRWWLLLALFVALNLIQSAFTGFCLAEKILRRLGLGSEGTCSGQRTEACS